A genomic segment from Lutibacter sp. A80 encodes:
- a CDS encoding M48 family metallopeptidase, with translation MPSVQYGHKTIEYSFLKKEELKSHYITVAKGDGVILKGKNISDELAETLILKKAKWILDKLELVSSIGDEDIVTGSRIQYLGRKYYVQILRNDDLKDINIDFTESKFRITLPQSLNNQSELKHSFEEYFRTKALEKIKPRIKKWAKETGLNYTELKIRKLEKRWGSCTPENTIIINIDAIKLPYSLIDYLLVHELVHTKIKNHSKEFWAELSKHIPNWKELDEKMYGMKL, from the coding sequence ATGCCTAGTGTACAATACGGACATAAAACCATTGAGTATTCCTTTCTTAAAAAAGAGGAACTTAAATCGCATTATATTACAGTTGCAAAAGGTGATGGAGTAATTTTAAAGGGTAAAAATATTAGTGATGAATTGGCTGAAACATTGATCCTAAAAAAAGCCAAATGGATTTTAGATAAACTGGAATTAGTGAGTTCTATTGGTGATGAAGACATAGTAACAGGCTCTCGTATTCAATACCTTGGAAGGAAGTATTATGTTCAAATTTTAAGAAATGATGATTTAAAGGATATTAATATAGATTTTACGGAATCTAAGTTTAGAATTACGTTACCCCAATCTTTAAATAACCAATCAGAACTAAAGCATTCTTTTGAAGAATACTTCAGAACAAAAGCTTTAGAAAAGATAAAACCAAGAATTAAAAAATGGGCTAAAGAAACAGGGCTAAATTATACTGAATTAAAAATTAGAAAATTAGAAAAACGTTGGGGAAGCTGTACACCAGAAAATACCATCATTATTAACATAGATGCAATTAAATTACCTTATAGTTTAATCGATTATTTACTAGTCCACGAATTAGTTCACACTAAGATAAAAAATCATTCCAAAGAGTTTTGGGCAGAACTTTCAAAACATATTCCAAACTGGAAGGAATTGGATGAAAAAATGTATGGAATGAAGTTGTGA
- a CDS encoding site-specific integrase: protein MKASIKIILKKTKLSNGTYPINLRVTISRKSKFYKTPYNVLPKFWNEKTSEFNSKYKNHLQSNRILSSIKQDASKILDTMIEERHEFTLDVFDSLFRPEKIEQLNFISFFEKRKNQFYESGQISSHNSYNDTISALKRFNPSITSYPFSKIDYTFLVAFEANLRAYGCNDGGIGVYMRNIRAIYNSAIKAKIASRESYPFKDYIISKLKSSKIKKALTKQDLQLLLDYDFSSNKQGTKILYTYLFSFYCRGMNFTDIAELRWDDIDLSNFTYIRNKTQVQLNIKIPDNDITRKIINYFKTYRPFDTEYIFPILKKDLELYTEDELKKRKTFVLNYYGKQLNKIALECGIKTKLNFYTARHTFATLSLKKGLSTVMIKQALGHKSIQTTETYLEDFRREELDLAFEDIM, encoded by the coding sequence ATGAAGGCTAGTATCAAAATTATCTTAAAAAAGACAAAATTAAGTAATGGAACTTATCCTATTAACTTAAGAGTAACCATCAGTAGAAAATCAAAATTTTACAAAACACCTTACAATGTATTACCAAAATTCTGGAATGAAAAAACAAGTGAGTTTAACTCTAAATACAAAAACCACTTACAATCTAATCGGATATTAAGCTCAATCAAACAAGATGCATCTAAGATATTAGATACAATGATTGAAGAAAGACACGAATTTACTTTAGACGTCTTTGATTCATTATTTAGACCAGAGAAAATTGAACAGTTAAATTTCATCTCCTTTTTCGAGAAAAGAAAAAATCAATTCTACGAGTCTGGTCAAATTAGTTCTCATAATTCTTATAATGACACTATTTCAGCTCTTAAGAGATTTAATCCTTCAATTACATCTTACCCTTTTTCAAAAATTGATTACACTTTCTTAGTTGCTTTTGAAGCTAACTTGCGAGCTTACGGATGTAATGATGGCGGTATTGGCGTTTACATGCGTAATATTAGAGCTATATATAATTCTGCTATTAAAGCAAAAATTGCCTCTAGAGAATCATATCCCTTCAAAGATTATATCATATCTAAATTAAAATCTAGTAAGATAAAAAAAGCTTTAACCAAACAAGATTTACAATTATTATTAGATTATGATTTTTCTTCAAACAAACAAGGTACTAAGATATTGTATACCTACTTATTCAGCTTCTATTGCCGAGGCATGAATTTTACTGATATAGCAGAGTTAAGATGGGATGATATAGACTTAAGTAATTTCACTTATATTAGAAATAAAACTCAAGTACAACTAAACATAAAAATTCCAGATAATGACATTACAAGAAAAATTATAAATTACTTCAAAACTTACCGTCCATTTGATACAGAATACATTTTCCCAATTTTGAAGAAAGATCTAGAACTATACACAGAAGACGAATTAAAGAAACGTAAAACATTTGTGTTAAATTACTACGGAAAACAACTTAACAAAATTGCACTTGAATGTGGTATTAAAACAAAACTTAATTTTTACACAGCTAGACACACCTTTGCAACATTATCTTTAAAAAAAGGATTGAGTACAGTTATGATCAAACAAGCATTAGGACATAAATCTATCCAAACTACAGAAACATATTTAGAGGATTTCCGTAGAGAAGAACTAGATTTAGCTTTTGAAGATATAATGTAA
- a CDS encoding type I restriction endonuclease subunit R, protein MNNSPEFIHSELPAIELFKEMGYQYFDASQQDERSDITEVLLKDRLLAAIKRINPWINNNNLNKAYTELTSINGASLMEINQKVWELIRGATYSVKQVINGVEEFKAVHYIDYTTPNNNDFLVVNQMKFHGKYQNSIPDLVVFINGLPIGVIECKSPTAQNAWDKAYGDLDYYQKNSEKLFHFNQICAGIWDVGGKYGAINSQQQFYSVFKTSKEDTEILNKAKKDQDKLILALFKKERVLDIIRHFVLFELEEGTTIKKLPRYQQLRATNKTIARLQNGEGGVVWHTQGSGKSLTMAYVARKLQASEYGFDNPTVMIMTDRKDLDRQITTTLQNVGFKNVNQALSVVHLDKLLRNDYGGIITTTLQKFQETDKDATATTDQTELEERGNLMIEKQLKDKLLVKITKELQKGKWVEIEREEIELEELSKKENLYILVDEAHRSHYGFLAAFMRTVLPNAKFVAFTGTPISKEDKSTLAEFYGGDYIDVYTITEAVADGATVELLYDEGIAKLDVKKEELDKEFEEKFGHFSEDKKDKLKREALRKYQLSKGRVNDIGKHILDHYRDKIYPDGHKAMLVCSGREAAIKYQQVFHKLKEEGYHNFESKVVVSIGSPKSDIIAKEYYKTLEWNKNNPNNKKPVYVVPPGDIKDATDNFKLPFGNEKETEKSGKKKFDNTAFIIVSDMLLTGWDAPIASCLYLDKPLKEHNLLQAIARVNRSGKGKNAGYIIDYNGITAYLIQALEIFSGDIRPDDILKNINEELPKLEMNHTKLVDFFKPLKIDRIYKREDYIDAAVRYIEPINLRDNFKVLLKDFNKSINIVLPNTKAIKYQGDFKLFNEIKLRAKNAFPDDEELKISKDESKMLQAMIDEHLKANGVESLLAEPVSIIDKDKFKEEIMNASPATKELKMRNNLKHTIKVGLDKSPDFYKPLAQRLDELLKQKKDERITQLQLLKAYADIQDEIIEQQKEGEQKGFKTERERAVYDSMKISFGEDAEDATKTIFDLIKGELNIVGWQAKGQVKKDIENKIRRYLTTAKIERSEAKMKAKEMIDVLIKNNDA, encoded by the coding sequence ATGAATAACTCTCCAGAATTTATACATAGTGAACTACCAGCAATAGAGCTTTTCAAAGAAATGGGCTATCAATACTTTGATGCTAGCCAACAAGATGAACGTTCAGATATTACAGAAGTTTTACTAAAAGACCGTTTATTAGCTGCTATTAAAAGAATTAACCCTTGGATAAATAACAACAACCTAAACAAGGCTTATACTGAGTTAACTTCTATTAATGGAGCTTCCTTAATGGAAATTAACCAGAAAGTTTGGGAATTGATTAGAGGGGCTACATATAGCGTGAAACAAGTTATAAACGGAGTTGAAGAATTTAAGGCAGTTCATTATATAGATTATACAACGCCAAATAACAATGATTTTTTGGTGGTAAATCAAATGAAATTCCACGGAAAATATCAAAATTCAATTCCCGATTTAGTGGTGTTTATCAATGGTTTGCCAATTGGCGTTATAGAATGTAAATCGCCCACGGCACAAAATGCTTGGGATAAAGCTTACGGAGATTTAGATTACTACCAAAAAAATTCAGAAAAGCTATTTCATTTTAATCAAATATGTGCTGGTATTTGGGATGTTGGCGGTAAATATGGAGCTATCAACTCGCAACAACAATTTTACTCAGTTTTTAAAACAAGTAAGGAAGATACAGAAATACTAAATAAAGCAAAGAAAGACCAAGACAAGCTAATCTTAGCGTTGTTCAAAAAGGAACGAGTGTTAGATATTATTCGTCATTTTGTGTTATTTGAATTAGAAGAAGGAACTACTATAAAAAAGCTGCCAAGATATCAGCAATTAAGAGCAACCAACAAAACTATAGCACGTCTTCAAAATGGTGAAGGTGGTGTAGTTTGGCACACACAAGGAAGCGGAAAATCTTTAACAATGGCTTATGTCGCTCGTAAGTTACAAGCCTCAGAATATGGTTTTGACAATCCTACGGTAATGATAATGACTGATCGTAAAGATTTAGATAGACAGATTACTACAACCCTTCAAAACGTAGGGTTTAAAAATGTAAATCAAGCATTGTCAGTTGTACATTTAGATAAATTATTACGAAATGATTATGGAGGGATAATTACCACCACACTTCAAAAATTTCAAGAAACGGATAAAGATGCCACAGCAACAACTGACCAAACAGAGTTAGAAGAACGTGGTAATTTAATGATTGAAAAACAGCTAAAAGATAAACTTCTTGTAAAAATAACCAAGGAGCTTCAAAAAGGGAAATGGGTAGAAATTGAACGTGAAGAAATTGAATTAGAAGAGCTTTCAAAAAAAGAGAACCTATATATATTAGTAGATGAAGCACACCGAAGTCATTATGGGTTTTTAGCTGCTTTTATGCGTACTGTATTACCTAATGCAAAGTTTGTTGCTTTTACAGGAACACCAATTTCAAAAGAAGACAAATCTACATTAGCAGAGTTTTATGGAGGTGATTATATAGATGTATATACCATTACAGAAGCTGTTGCAGATGGAGCTACAGTTGAATTGTTATATGATGAAGGGATTGCGAAGCTTGATGTAAAAAAAGAGGAATTAGATAAAGAGTTTGAAGAAAAATTCGGGCATTTTTCAGAAGATAAAAAAGACAAGTTAAAGCGTGAAGCCTTAAGAAAATATCAACTTTCAAAAGGTAGAGTTAACGATATTGGAAAACACATATTAGATCATTATAGAGATAAAATTTATCCAGATGGTCACAAAGCTATGTTAGTTTGTAGTGGTAGAGAAGCTGCAATTAAATATCAACAAGTATTTCATAAACTAAAAGAAGAAGGTTATCATAATTTTGAATCAAAAGTGGTAGTGAGTATTGGCTCCCCTAAGTCAGATATAATTGCTAAAGAATATTATAAAACCTTAGAGTGGAATAAAAATAACCCTAACAATAAAAAACCTGTGTATGTTGTACCTCCTGGAGATATTAAGGATGCAACCGACAACTTTAAATTACCTTTTGGTAATGAAAAAGAAACCGAAAAATCAGGTAAAAAGAAATTTGACAATACAGCATTTATAATAGTATCAGATATGTTACTTACTGGCTGGGATGCTCCAATAGCTAGTTGTTTATATTTAGATAAACCATTAAAAGAGCATAACCTATTACAAGCTATTGCTAGAGTAAACCGTTCTGGAAAAGGTAAAAATGCAGGTTATATTATAGATTATAATGGAATTACAGCTTATTTAATTCAAGCTTTAGAAATATTCTCTGGAGATATTAGACCAGACGATATTTTAAAAAATATAAATGAAGAGCTTCCTAAATTAGAAATGAATCACACCAAGTTGGTAGATTTCTTTAAACCTTTGAAAATTGACCGTATCTATAAACGTGAAGACTATATAGATGCAGCAGTTAGATACATAGAGCCAATTAATTTACGTGATAATTTTAAGGTGTTATTAAAGGATTTTAACAAGTCAATAAACATTGTTTTACCAAATACAAAAGCAATAAAATATCAAGGGGATTTTAAACTGTTTAATGAAATTAAGTTAAGAGCTAAAAATGCCTTTCCAGATGATGAAGAGTTAAAAATTAGTAAGGATGAAAGTAAGATGCTACAAGCTATGATAGACGAACATCTTAAGGCTAACGGAGTAGAAAGTCTATTAGCTGAACCTGTTTCTATTATAGATAAAGATAAGTTTAAAGAAGAAATTATGAATGCATCACCAGCTACCAAAGAGTTGAAGATGCGAAACAATTTAAAGCACACTATAAAAGTTGGTTTAGATAAGAGTCCAGATTTTTATAAACCTCTAGCACAACGATTAGATGAGCTATTAAAGCAAAAGAAAGATGAACGGATTACTCAATTGCAACTCCTAAAAGCGTATGCTGATATTCAGGATGAAATTATAGAGCAACAAAAAGAAGGAGAACAAAAAGGATTTAAAACAGAACGTGAGCGAGCAGTTTATGATTCTATGAAAATATCCTTTGGCGAAGACGCTGAAGATGCCACTAAAACTATTTTCGACCTTATAAAAGGGGAGCTAAATATCGTAGGATGGCAAGCAAAAGGTCAAGTGAAAAAAGATATTGAAAATAAGATTAGACGTTACTTAACCACTGCAAAAATAGAACGTAGCGAAGCAAAGATGAAAGCAAAGGAAATGATTGATGTTTTAATAAAGAATAACGATGCCTAG
- a CDS encoding AraC family transcriptional regulator, with translation MRFLLLLLFIPYLVFSQTNTDIQSKKFDSIFYRIAVNISSSDPVKALYLADSLFLYSESNHNKIKSLMLTADILAKQEKRGEAIVKSLEVINIAEDEKDYVLLARNYGFLATQYRMIGFYDKGKSFLEKGIKISDYFSNKKQIENYKAICNVEFAEFALEEKDYQKAIEHLEFAFHIYNKDKNLQNNSFSLAKVEEMFGRCYLFLDDYEKALSHFSNSRLLINDVGAENTIWASLIYKRLGDVYLNLNKKDSSYFYLNKALSISEKSNHGSLKENVYKSISEFYKLDKELDSFALYNSKYIAQLDINKEKKKIMINSAYKALNINSNKSDVVPNSKNYIVLFLALAIALLIFMYLKTKKIFSNTNNKTLIIDNSKTTDIVLPKKTEEDLVEKLKEFEASNGFLDKNMSLPTLIGLLNTNTKYFRNFLKNYKNTDYTHYINNLRINYIKNKLTTDKAYLNYKISYLADECGFSSHSKFSACFKDITGYSPSEFIEDIKNSN, from the coding sequence ATGCGGTTTTTATTACTCTTATTATTTATTCCATATTTGGTTTTTTCGCAAACCAATACCGACATTCAATCTAAAAAATTTGATTCTATATTTTATCGTATTGCAGTAAATATATCTTCATCAGATCCTGTTAAAGCTTTGTATTTGGCAGATTCTCTTTTTCTGTATTCTGAAAGTAATCATAATAAAATAAAATCTTTAATGCTAACTGCTGATATTTTAGCAAAGCAAGAAAAAAGAGGAGAGGCTATTGTTAAATCTTTAGAGGTTATAAATATTGCTGAAGATGAAAAAGATTATGTTCTTTTAGCTAGAAATTATGGCTTTTTAGCTACACAATATAGAATGATTGGTTTTTATGATAAAGGAAAGTCCTTTCTTGAAAAAGGTATAAAAATTAGTGATTATTTTTCTAACAAAAAACAAATAGAAAATTATAAAGCAATATGTAATGTAGAATTTGCTGAATTTGCATTAGAAGAAAAGGATTATCAAAAAGCTATTGAGCATTTAGAGTTTGCTTTTCATATTTATAATAAAGATAAAAATTTACAAAATAATTCTTTTTCTCTTGCTAAAGTAGAAGAAATGTTTGGTAGGTGTTATTTGTTTTTAGATGATTATGAAAAAGCGCTCTCTCATTTTTCAAACTCTAGATTATTAATTAATGATGTAGGAGCCGAAAATACTATTTGGGCTTCATTAATTTACAAGCGATTGGGTGATGTATATTTAAATTTAAATAAAAAAGATAGTTCTTATTTTTATTTAAATAAAGCACTCAGTATTTCCGAAAAGTCTAATCATGGTTCTTTAAAAGAAAATGTGTATAAAAGCATTTCAGAATTTTACAAATTAGATAAAGAGCTTGATAGTTTCGCTTTATACAATTCTAAATATATTGCACAGTTAGATATAAATAAAGAGAAAAAAAAAATAATGATAAACAGTGCTTACAAAGCACTTAACATAAATTCAAATAAAAGTGATGTTGTGCCCAATAGTAAAAACTATATAGTTCTATTTTTGGCTTTAGCTATAGCGCTATTAATTTTTATGTATTTAAAAACAAAAAAAATATTCTCTAATACCAATAATAAAACTCTTATAATTGATAATAGTAAAACAACAGATATTGTGCTTCCTAAAAAAACAGAGGAAGATCTTGTTGAAAAATTAAAAGAGTTTGAAGCTTCCAATGGTTTTTTAGATAAAAACATGTCTTTGCCAACTCTAATAGGTTTGTTAAATACAAATACCAAATATTTTAGGAATTTTCTTAAAAATTATAAAAATACAGATTATACCCACTACATTAATAATTTAAGAATAAATTATATTAAAAATAAGCTAACTACAGATAAAGCTTATTTAAATTATAAAATAAGTTATTTGGCAGATGAATGTGGTTTTTCTTCTCATAGTAAATTTTCTGCCTGTTTTAAAGATATAACTGGATATAGTCCTTCAGAATTTATAGAAGATATTAAAAACTCCAATTAA